From Patescibacteria group bacterium, a single genomic window includes:
- a CDS encoding MFS transporter codes for MLNRLKKINFSLKKLIPINSIGVKRFLLLFVFVGIAIFVPKIVFAFSIIDSIIAPPLMALINFLGRLTSFFIWLLVQVAQYNDFINSPAVSKGWILMRDIFNMFFVIILLVIAFATVLKIETYSYKRLMPVFIVSAVLINFSKLICGVIIDISQVLMLTFISAIQSAATADFVEIFGLTKMLELRDNIESGVVISGGEMFGALLLGLVMVLVALGVIMTMTLLLVARIVMIWFYVLLSPMAFMATILPGTKSYASQWWTDFIKQVIIGPVLAFFLWISFSVVSTGGSSGMIDSSSGNSATIGVTGEPSFIFNFLIGIAMLIGSLMMAQKMGVAGGKMVGGAVSKMKGMAIGKAKGVAKRAAKRVGAPLKKVGKGLAGAAVKAPLRGLKAGVKFGGKKLQKTGKVGEWVGKGIEKTATPIESIRQLKGSAVQGLQKRKQSRLERLRKGKGTIMDKAAQALSEEYDKSGGRDTTINQEIRRDKLEKRQKQAQSKHDDDVIVGAENDEAYALVAAERGLLKTTKVEKLPTKDNKRLEELKQGDATDTLTTEEQEEFEELTTKNEDLKKKAKTTTKNNERVERTVANARNKFASDSIIGKSFDDHLKKKGDANLAYNTFYKDNPGQLTKDIKSGDFGVAQLMKLDKDTTKDLGSSDVGQNILSEIKTEDFNKFAKSTDIKVQDKFEALFGDIKPEKIKEKDKQKLIDAGRADLAFVDDPETEEQKSNNKNMVKKLEMEENRDVLLKQSDMALKNDVVAELVVKTANLEDIQKMSPKRKENLLEEKMPAIMKNYQKKESDQGLEDPEKEDYKKIQTTYIKAKKGKDISKVFEDKDGKFDESKCANLSKWIKNGTIKSGDLGDLDIDRENINEKQKDEVLSQISQGMTASDVMKLYGKNQGLAQKLTNKIQAQASTGDKEALEKIEVLSNSEFFQRQISTTTKQKTKETKIQGKKVDKSSVRKIETITTQEIEERKEMITKKYNNLEEPVDAIMIVEDHTKQGGELAKTISSASLESFKNLQASKNAGKEMIAKMDKNELNEFAQELIKHKGGQEKLAKIFNLRDMFPVGQDLSEKGKMTVNNKEYDLSNSREREEVNQLNAQKAVDVIKQAPTIAVNLAGVEGAKGLTDLQGVSKEIAEAIIQAIANQANKGDDQAQQLIPNLKNTAWIKEILEKQKKEAGPLEEGQSETEGTTEGTTETE; via the coding sequence ATGTTAAATAGATTAAAAAAAATTAATTTTTCTCTTAAAAAATTAATACCAATAAACAGCATTGGTGTGAAAAGATTTTTATTATTATTTGTTTTTGTTGGTATTGCTATTTTTGTTCCTAAAATAGTATTTGCTTTTAGTATTATAGATAGCATAATTGCTCCTCCCTTAATGGCTTTGATTAATTTTTTGGGAAGATTAACTTCGTTTTTTATTTGGCTCTTAGTTCAAGTGGCTCAGTATAATGATTTTATAAATTCACCAGCCGTATCAAAAGGGTGGATTTTAATGAGAGACATATTTAATATGTTTTTTGTTATTATCTTGTTAGTAATTGCTTTTGCGACGGTTCTTAAAATAGAAACATATTCATACAAGCGATTAATGCCAGTATTTATTGTTTCAGCTGTTTTGATTAATTTTTCCAAGTTGATTTGCGGAGTGATAATTGATATTTCTCAGGTTTTAATGCTTACATTTATATCTGCTATTCAGTCAGCTGCTACAGCTGATTTTGTTGAAATTTTTGGGTTGACTAAAATGTTGGAATTAAGAGATAACATAGAATCAGGGGTGGTTATTTCGGGAGGAGAAATGTTTGGGGCTTTGCTTTTAGGACTTGTTATGGTTTTGGTTGCTCTTGGAGTTATAATGACAATGACACTTTTGTTAGTAGCCAGGATTGTTATGATTTGGTTTTATGTCCTGCTTTCGCCAATGGCTTTTATGGCAACTATTTTACCGGGGACAAAAAGCTATGCTAGTCAATGGTGGACTGATTTTATAAAACAAGTAATCATTGGCCCTGTTTTGGCTTTTTTTCTATGGATATCTTTTTCAGTTGTCTCGACAGGGGGGTCTTCTGGAATGATTGATTCATCTAGCGGGAATTCAGCTACCATAGGCGTAACCGGAGAGCCGAGTTTTATATTTAACTTTTTAATTGGCATTGCGATGTTGATCGGCTCTTTAATGATGGCTCAAAAAATGGGAGTAGCTGGTGGAAAAATGGTTGGGGGAGCAGTTAGCAAAATGAAAGGCATGGCCATTGGCAAAGCAAAAGGAGTAGCCAAGAGAGCAGCCAAGAGAGTAGGAGCCCCTTTAAAGAAAGTTGGCAAGGGCTTGGCAGGAGCAGCAGTTAAAGCACCTCTTAGGGGATTAAAGGCTGGAGTAAAATTTGGGGGCAAAAAATTACAAAAAACAGGAAAAGTCGGAGAATGGGTTGGTAAGGGAATTGAAAAGACAGCAACTCCGATTGAATCAATTAGACAACTAAAAGGTAGTGCAGTTCAAGGATTGCAAAAAAGAAAACAAAGTCGTTTAGAAAGACTTAGAAAAGGGAAAGGAACGATAATGGATAAAGCAGCCCAGGCATTAAGTGAAGAATATGATAAATCAGGAGGGAGAGACACAACAATTAACCAGGAAATTAGGAGGGATAAACTTGAAAAAAGACAAAAACAAGCTCAATCAAAACATGATGATGATGTAATTGTAGGAGCAGAAAACGACGAAGCATATGCTCTTGTGGCAGCAGAAAGAGGATTATTAAAAACAACCAAAGTTGAAAAATTACCGACTAAAGACAATAAAAGATTGGAAGAATTAAAACAAGGTGATGCCACAGACACTTTAACCACAGAGGAGCAAGAAGAGTTTGAAGAATTAACAACCAAGAATGAGGATTTAAAGAAAAAAGCTAAAACAACAACCAAGAACAATGAACGAGTTGAGCGCACGGTGGCTAATGCTAGAAACAAATTTGCATCAGATTCTATTATAGGGAAGTCCTTTGATGACCATTTAAAAAAGAAAGGTGATGCTAATTTAGCTTATAATACATTTTATAAAGATAATCCAGGGCAGTTAACTAAAGATATTAAATCAGGAGATTTTGGGGTAGCCCAATTAATGAAATTAGATAAAGATACAACAAAGGACCTTGGTTCAAGTGATGTGGGGCAGAATATTTTATCTGAAATAAAAACAGAGGATTTTAATAAATTTGCTAAATCTACGGACATAAAAGTTCAGGATAAATTTGAAGCACTTTTTGGAGACATAAAGCCGGAAAAAATTAAAGAAAAAGATAAACAAAAACTGATTGATGCTGGTAGGGCTGATTTAGCTTTTGTGGATGACCCAGAAACAGAAGAACAAAAAAGTAATAACAAAAACATGGTTAAAAAATTGGAAATGGAAGAGAATAGAGATGTTTTACTTAAACAGTCAGACATGGCTTTAAAGAATGATGTGGTGGCTGAGTTGGTCGTAAAGACAGCAAATCTAGAAGATATTCAAAAAATGTCACCGAAAAGAAAGGAAAATCTTTTGGAAGAAAAAATGCCTGCTATAATGAAGAATTATCAAAAAAAGGAAAGCGATCAAGGATTAGAAGACCCTGAAAAAGAAGATTATAAGAAGATTCAAACAACTTATATTAAAGCCAAGAAAGGAAAAGATATTAGCAAGGTCTTTGAAGACAAGGATGGCAAGTTTGATGAAAGCAAGTGTGCTAATCTTTCTAAATGGATAAAAAATGGTACAATTAAATCAGGTGATTTGGGAGATTTAGATATTGATAGGGAAAATATTAATGAAAAGCAAAAAGATGAAGTATTGAGTCAAATATCTCAAGGAATGACAGCTAGCGATGTTATGAAATTATATGGTAAAAATCAAGGATTGGCACAAAAATTAACCAATAAAATTCAAGCACAAGCTTCAACAGGAGATAAAGAAGCACTAGAAAAGATAGAAGTTCTCTCCAACTCAGAATTTTTTCAAAGACAAATATCTACAACAACTAAACAAAAAACAAAAGAAACAAAAATACAGGGCAAGAAAGTAGATAAATCAAGTGTCCGAAAGATTGAAACAATAACTACTCAAGAAATTGAAGAAAGAAAAGAAATGATAACCAAAAAATATAATAACCTTGAAGAACCAGTAGATGCTATAATGATAGTAGAAGACCATACTAAACAAGGTGGCGAATTAGCGAAAACAATTAGTTCTGCTTCTTTAGAATCATTTAAAAATTTACAAGCATCAAAGAATGCAGGGAAAGAAATGATTGCTAAAATGGACAAAAATGAATTAAATGAGTTTGCTCAGGAGCTAATCAAGCATAAAGGCGGACAAGAAAAACTGGCAAAGATTTTTAATTTAAGAGATATGTTCCCTGTCGGCCAAGACTTGTCTGAAAAAGGAAAGATGACAGTTAATAACAAAGAATATGATTTATCTAATTCAAGGGAAAGAGAAGAGGTTAATCAACTCAATGCTCAAAAAGCAGTTGATGTTATAAAACAAGCACCAACCATTGCTGTTAATTTAGCAGGAGTAGAAGGCGCAAAAGGATTAACAGATTTGCAAGGAGTGAGCAAAGAAATAGCAGAAGCGATAATACAAGCCATTGCCAACCAAGCAAACAAAGGGGATGACCAAGCTCAACAACTCATTCCCAACCTTAAAAATACTGCATGGATAAAAGAAATTTTAGAAAAACAAAAGAAAGAAGCAGGACCACTAGAAGAAGGGCAATCAGAGACAGAAGGGACAACAGAAGGGACAACAGAAACAGAATAA
- a CDS encoding PrgI family protein has protein sequence MQFLVPQFIDVEPKIIGPISPRQFVVFIVTLLLCVLAYKLADFALFTIEAIIFVAVGGSFMFLKVNGQPLHYFLLNIGNSFKKPNLRVWKKQTKMPVEIKVKEKKKDKGPIVVRKSLPSTRLSQISLMVDTGGKYNEEDFEE, from the coding sequence ATGCAATTTTTAGTTCCACAATTTATTGATGTTGAACCAAAAATCATTGGGCCAATTTCGCCTCGTCAGTTCGTTGTTTTCATTGTTACTTTATTATTATGTGTGTTAGCATATAAGTTAGCTGATTTTGCTTTATTCACAATTGAAGCAATTATTTTTGTGGCAGTAGGGGGGTCATTTATGTTTCTTAAGGTTAATGGCCAACCATTGCATTATTTTTTACTTAATATTGGGAATAGTTTCAAAAAGCCAAACTTAAGGGTGTGGAAAAAACAAACCAAGATGCCAGTTGAAATAAAAGTAAAAGAAAAGAAAAAAGACAAAGGACCAATTGTTGTCAGAAAGTCACTTCCTTCAACTCGGCTTTCACAAATTTCATTAATGGTTGATACAGGAGGCAAATACAATGAAGAGGATTTTGAAGAATAA
- a CDS encoding DUF87 domain-containing protein — protein MVFDPSIIKTKEELAEQPKQLSKKEQKQVDIKKEIELDDVIKTEQAYRKGLVSVRDLIAPSALRATPAYLQLGNKYLRTLFVVAFPRYITVGWFSPLIGFDSSLDVSMFFYPVETKVILKQLQKKVGNIEAELGAEYEKGMPRDPLKETALRDIENLRNQLTTGTEHFFQFSLYVTIYADTEKELDETTEKVENIFASKLVYTRRAFYQAEQGFDSTLPLANDKIMVSININTSPCASSFPFISADLTSDNGILYGINRHNNSLILFDRFSMPNANFMVFATSGSGKSYFAKLEVLRSLMMGTDVIIIDPEKEYKHLSDAVGGTFINISLASEAKINPFDLPRSSSKDVKTSDLIRSGVISVKGLLKLMIGQPIGKKDNAFTPKEDSLLDSALLETYAKKDIIPGCDLTKVQMPTLSDFQQILEGMEGVDDLVERLKKYTAGTFSGFLNRPTNVEMDNQFIAFSVRDLEDELRPMAIYSIVNYIWNTVRAKLKKRILLVDEAWWLMQNEESAKFIFALVKRCRKYYMGVTTITQDVNDFLNSPYGRAIVTNSAMQLLLKQSPASVDRVSKIFMLTEGEKFLLLECGLGEGIFFAGPKHAAIKVVASYSEDQLITSDPSQLLEIEESKKEFAKESKKEE, from the coding sequence ATGGTTTTTGACCCATCAATTATTAAAACAAAAGAAGAATTAGCAGAGCAACCAAAACAGTTGTCTAAAAAAGAACAGAAGCAAGTTGATATTAAAAAAGAGATAGAATTAGATGATGTCATAAAGACAGAGCAAGCATATCGCAAAGGACTTGTCTCTGTTCGTGATTTGATTGCTCCTTCTGCTTTGAGAGCAACTCCAGCCTATCTACAGTTGGGAAACAAATATCTCAGAACACTTTTTGTAGTTGCCTTCCCAAGATATATTACAGTTGGTTGGTTTTCTCCTTTAATTGGCTTTGATTCTTCTTTGGATGTATCAATGTTTTTTTATCCGGTTGAAACAAAAGTGATTTTAAAACAATTACAAAAAAAAGTTGGTAATATAGAAGCAGAGCTTGGAGCAGAATACGAGAAAGGTATGCCAAGAGACCCTTTAAAGGAAACAGCTTTGAGAGATATTGAGAATTTAAGAAATCAATTAACTACTGGTACAGAGCATTTTTTTCAATTTTCTTTATATGTAACTATTTATGCTGACACGGAAAAAGAGTTGGATGAGACAACAGAAAAAGTAGAGAACATTTTTGCATCAAAACTAGTTTATACTAGAAGAGCTTTTTATCAAGCAGAACAAGGATTTGATTCTACCTTGCCTTTAGCAAATGACAAAATAATGGTTTCAATAAATATTAATACCTCTCCTTGCGCTTCTAGTTTCCCTTTTATTTCAGCTGATTTAACGTCAGACAATGGCATTCTCTACGGAATTAATAGACATAACAATAGTTTGATTCTTTTTGATAGATTTTCAATGCCTAATGCTAATTTTATGGTTTTTGCTACCTCTGGCTCGGGTAAAAGTTATTTTGCTAAATTAGAAGTTTTGCGGTCATTAATGATGGGCACGGATGTTATTATTATTGACCCTGAAAAAGAGTACAAGCATTTATCTGACGCTGTAGGGGGAACGTTTATTAACATCTCGCTTGCTTCTGAAGCCAAGATTAATCCATTTGATTTGCCCAGGTCAAGTTCAAAAGATGTAAAAACAAGCGATCTAATTAGAAGTGGAGTTATTTCAGTAAAAGGATTATTAAAGCTAATGATTGGACAGCCAATAGGAAAGAAAGATAATGCTTTTACGCCAAAAGAGGACTCCTTGCTTGATAGTGCACTTTTAGAAACTTATGCTAAAAAAGACATTATACCAGGATGTGATTTAACAAAAGTTCAAATGCCAACCTTAAGCGATTTTCAGCAAATTTTAGAAGGAATGGAGGGAGTAGATGATTTAGTTGAAAGATTAAAAAAATATACAGCCGGAACATTTTCAGGATTTTTAAATCGTCCTACTAATGTTGAAATGGATAACCAGTTTATAGCTTTTTCAGTTAGAGATCTTGAGGACGAATTAAGACCAATGGCTATTTATAGTATTGTGAATTATATTTGGAATACTGTGCGAGCAAAATTAAAGAAAAGAATTTTATTGGTTGACGAGGCTTGGTGGTTAATGCAAAATGAAGAGTCTGCAAAATTTATATTTGCTCTTGTTAAACGTTGCCGAAAATATTATATGGGAGTAACAACAATTACACAGGATGTAAATGACTTTCTTAACTCTCCTTATGGCAGGGCAATTGTCACTAACTCAGCCATGCAATTATTATTAAAACAGTCGCCAGCTTCGGTTGACAGGGTATCAAAGATATTTATGCTGACAGAAGGAGAAAAATTTTTATTATTAGAATGTGGGCTGGGTGAAGGCATATTCTTTGCTGGACCCAAACACGCGGCCATAAAAGTAGTTGCTTCTTATTCAGAAGACCAATTAATAACATCAGACCCCAGTCAGTTATTAGAAATTGAAGAATCTAAAAAAGAGTTTGCTAAAGAATCTAAAAAAGAAGAATAA